A region of Chloracidobacterium sp. DNA encodes the following proteins:
- the ric gene encoding iron-sulfur cluster repair di-iron protein, with protein sequence MIDVQGKTVREIALEMPVTTRVFEEFKIDYCCHGDTLFDEACRNVGASPETVIQKIDGILDAAGGSTADSFADMPLSELVDHILDKHHVYTKDEMEHLTPLMAKVASRHGEHYQYLLELKDLFQAVCDDLDPHMMKEEMVLFPYIQKLDYSHSNNLTTSFPPFGSVRHPIAMMNVEHEEVGELLSKMRAVTNDYTLPDGACPSFTALYSRLGEFERDIHQHIHLENNLLFPRAVELEQRVFSPAIH encoded by the coding sequence ATGATCGATGTTCAAGGTAAAACAGTAAGGGAAATAGCTCTCGAAATGCCCGTGACCACCCGTGTTTTTGAAGAATTCAAGATCGACTATTGTTGCCACGGGGACACTCTCTTCGACGAGGCATGCCGGAATGTCGGGGCGAGTCCTGAAACCGTAATCCAAAAGATCGATGGAATTCTGGATGCGGCAGGAGGTAGTACTGCCGACTCCTTCGCCGACATGCCTTTGAGCGAACTCGTCGACCATATTCTGGATAAACACCACGTTTACACAAAGGATGAGATGGAGCATTTGACTCCGTTAATGGCAAAGGTCGCAAGTCGTCACGGTGAGCACTATCAATATCTTTTGGAATTGAAGGATTTGTTTCAGGCGGTCTGCGATGATCTTGATCCGCATATGATGAAAGAGGAAATGGTGTTGTTTCCGTACATACAGAAACTCGATTACAGTCATTCAAATAATTTGACCACATCGTTCCCGCCATTCGGATCTGTTCGGCACCCGATTGCTATGATGAACGTCGAACACGAAGAAGTTGGTGAATTGTTATCGAAAATGCGTGCCGTAACGAACGACTACACCTTGCCCGACGGAGCATGCCCCAGTTTTACTGCGCTCTATTCCAGGCTAGGCGAATTTGAACGTGATATACACCAGCATATTCATCTGGAAAACAACCTGCTCTTTCCGCGTGCTGTCGAGTTGGAGCAAAGGGTGTTTTCACCCGCAATTCATTGA
- a CDS encoding Rieske 2Fe-2S domain-containing protein, whose protein sequence is MNSKSLKQDIIKSVLASDREMSDESDVRTASAPFQAEFPYERDSEAQVTRREFCNFLFLTSSALFLGAAGFAAKAAYDARSPKTFAPAKIDGAMNIEPGTALNFSYPTEEDTAILIRGNDGKYAAFGQKCTHLSCPVHYSKTNDRLECPCHEGGFSSKTGEVLYGPPPRPLDKIELETRNGEIFAVKREVRGNAG, encoded by the coding sequence ATGAATTCTAAATCTTTGAAACAAGACATAATCAAAAGCGTTTTGGCCTCCGACCGTGAGATGTCCGATGAAAGCGATGTCAGAACGGCAAGTGCTCCGTTTCAGGCCGAGTTTCCTTACGAACGCGATAGCGAGGCTCAGGTCACAAGGCGCGAGTTTTGCAATTTCCTGTTTTTGACGTCGAGTGCATTATTCCTTGGTGCGGCTGGATTTGCTGCCAAAGCTGCCTATGACGCCCGGTCGCCAAAGACGTTTGCTCCGGCAAAGATTGACGGTGCAATGAACATCGAACCCGGAACGGCATTGAATTTTTCGTATCCGACCGAAGAAGACACGGCGATCCTGATACGAGGCAACGACGGTAAATATGCGGCATTTGGTCAGAAATGTACACATCTCTCGTGTCCGGTACACTATTCGAAAACAAATGACCGGCTTGAATGCCCGTGTCACGAGGGCGGATTCAGTTCGAAGACGGGCGAGGTATTGTACGGCCCGCCGCCGCGTCCGCTCGATAAGATTGAGCTTGAAACCAGGAACGGCGAAATTTTTGCTGTAAAAAGAGAGGTGCGCGGGAATGCGGGATAG
- a CDS encoding HipA domain-containing protein, which yields MHRLSKTSSWRRRRILYLWSPHQPKASWWKRFRRMVFNILARNQDDHVKNIAFLMGKTGVWSLAPAFDMTYSYNPSGAWTSAHHMTMNGKRDGFTIADFKACAEIGSLKRGRAEKIIIEVRKAVERWPDFAARALVSDDWIKKIKNALRLELESI from the coding sequence ATGCACAGGTTGTCGAAGACTTCAAGTTGGAGACGTAGACGAATTTTATACTTATGGTCACCTCATCAGCCAAAGGCTTCTTGGTGGAAGCGGTTCAGGCGAATGGTCTTTAACATCCTGGCAAGAAATCAAGATGATCATGTGAAAAACATCGCCTTTCTCATGGGTAAAACAGGGGTGTGGTCACTCGCTCCGGCCTTCGACATGACCTATAGTTACAATCCGTCCGGAGCATGGACCTCCGCTCATCATATGACCATGAATGGTAAAAGAGACGGCTTTACCATCGCAGATTTCAAAGCTTGTGCTGAAATTGGATCCTTAAAAAGAGGACGGGCGGAGAAAATAATCATCGAGGTCCGCAAAGCGGTCGAACGATGGCCCGATTTCGCTGCGAGAGCGCTTGTCAGCGATGATTGGATTAAGAAAATAAAGAATGCTCTTCGGTTGGAACTTGAGAGCATCTAG
- a CDS encoding 4Fe-4S binding protein, whose amino-acid sequence MNETMFIDPQRCIGCRACVAACRECSTHKGYSMIFVDYIDRSETTATMPTVCMHCEEPTCAMVCPADAIKQNEDGVVMSALKPRCLDCRNCVNACPFGVPKYNSAMHLQMKCDMCYDRTSEGLKPMCASVCPTGALAFGTYEQIVPLRRTKPVNAHVFGNQSVKTKVYMMLPTDADEVRIEGCGVFEGQVAVEGAPAVGESWIDAQVEESDKSNEF is encoded by the coding sequence ATGAACGAAACAATGTTTATCGATCCGCAGCGATGCATAGGGTGCCGAGCCTGTGTAGCCGCCTGCCGGGAGTGTTCGACACATAAGGGTTATTCGATGATCTTTGTCGATTATATCGACCGCAGCGAAACGACCGCGACGATGCCGACCGTCTGCATGCACTGCGAAGAGCCGACCTGTGCGATGGTCTGCCCGGCCGACGCGATCAAACAAAACGAAGATGGTGTGGTTATGTCCGCACTCAAACCACGCTGCCTTGACTGTCGCAATTGTGTGAACGCCTGCCCGTTTGGCGTGCCTAAATACAACTCGGCGATGCATCTGCAGATGAAATGCGATATGTGTTACGACCGAACTAGCGAGGGCCTTAAACCAATGTGCGCCAGCGTCTGCCCGACCGGGGCCTTAGCGTTCGGCACCTATGAACAGATCGTTCCGCTGCGTCGGACAAAACCGGTAAATGCACATGTTTTCGGTAATCAAAGTGTAAAGACCAAGGTCTATATGATGCTGCCAACGGACGCGGATGAGGTAAGGATCGAGGGCTGCGGTGTTTTTGAGGGACAGGTTGCTGTCGAAGGAGCACCGGCGGTTGGAGAATCGTGGATAGACGCCCAGGTGGAAGAATCGGATAAGAGCAATGAATTCTAA
- a CDS encoding Crp/Fnr family transcriptional regulator, producing the protein MDNFLHTFGAELTNRILKLGTRRMFAPNQYIFFEGDTATFLPIVWSGKVKMVRFPEAGKEVILGVFQSGEVFAIPPAMDGKQFPATAVAIEKSDILMLPREDFLALMGSSSDFSSTIMGRMCGILRDKADTVQILATSSAEQRVASVLLRLAGDLEIDEVKKISHRRQDIAEMAGLSLETTIRVIRKMANKGCFNIVGGRILLETTEPLRKLVK; encoded by the coding sequence ATGGATAATTTCCTTCATACATTTGGAGCTGAGCTTACGAACCGCATTCTGAAATTAGGCACTAGGCGGATGTTTGCTCCGAACCAATACATTTTTTTCGAGGGTGATACCGCGACCTTTCTGCCGATCGTCTGGTCTGGCAAAGTCAAGATGGTCCGTTTTCCCGAGGCCGGCAAAGAGGTCATTCTTGGTGTCTTTCAATCTGGCGAAGTGTTTGCTATACCACCGGCAATGGACGGCAAGCAATTTCCCGCAACGGCCGTTGCTATCGAGAAGAGCGACATACTGATGCTGCCTCGGGAGGATTTTCTCGCTTTAATGGGATCGTCGAGTGACTTTTCTTCCACCATCATGGGCCGCATGTGCGGAATTCTCCGTGATAAGGCCGACACTGTACAGATCCTGGCCACGTCATCAGCTGAGCAGCGGGTCGCCAGTGTACTATTGCGATTGGCTGGTGATTTGGAGATTGATGAGGTTAAGAAAATATCCCATCGTCGACAGGACATTGCTGAAATGGCAGGACTTTCACTTGAAACTACCATTCGCGTTATCCGCAAAATGGCCAATAAGGGCTGTTTCAATATCGTTGGCGGCCGGATTCTGCTCGAAACAACCGAACCCCTCCGTAAATTAGTAAAGTAA
- the fdhF gene encoding formate dehydrogenase subunit alpha — MSKVENLASIIDRFGPHLHDEPYGGWSAERKIDKMVPTHCPYCGMQCGMNLLVEKNHVVGVEPRYDFPVNEGRLCPKGVTAYLQTHHPDRLMYPLIKRNGNFERASWDEALDLIVSKFKGLQEKYGKDSIAVYSGSSLTTEKTYLVGKFARLGLQTRYIDYNGRLCMASAAGGNNKAFGIDRAANPWSDIPHAEVLIIAGANCAETFPILNGFLWKQRDNGGVWIVIDPRETATARQGDLHLQLKPGTDVAVANGILNVLLNENLIDQAFIDNRTNDWEAAKTAALNYPPDVASEISGVPAEKIIQAARLYGRAKTGMIMHARGIEHHSNGTENVLSYINIALATGKIGSEGRGYGTITGQGNGQGGREHGQKADQLPGYRSILNPEHRRYIADVWGIDESDLPEPGVSAVELFNKMREGEIRGLLSICSNMMVSLPDINKVRQSLEGLEFNVCIDFFLSESARYADVVLPGTTWSEDEGTTTSGEGRVIKINKAIDPPGEAREDWKTLQEIARRMGRGKYFAFESPREIFDELRIASKGGKADYYGITYEKIDKQDGVFWPCPTEESTGTPRLFEERFAHDDGKAKFHAVEYKGAAEKPDEEYPLIFTSGRIVHQYLSGNQTRRIGFLVQQCPEPFVEIHPETAMKYKINDGERVRVISRRGEGIFPALVVKTIRPDTIFIPYHWGEELAANQLTNAELDPTSKIPEYKACAARIEKIHSRELPILGEVRKGTSRSEIQQGK, encoded by the coding sequence ATGTCAAAAGTTGAGAATCTTGCCAGCATTATCGACCGTTTCGGCCCGCATCTTCATGACGAGCCGTATGGCGGCTGGAGCGCCGAACGTAAGATCGACAAAATGGTGCCAACCCACTGCCCCTATTGTGGAATGCAGTGCGGCATGAATCTGCTGGTCGAAAAGAATCACGTTGTCGGCGTAGAACCGCGTTACGATTTCCCGGTTAACGAGGGCCGTCTGTGCCCGAAGGGCGTCACGGCATATCTACAGACGCATCATCCTGACCGCCTGATGTACCCGCTAATAAAGCGAAACGGCAATTTTGAACGGGCAAGCTGGGACGAAGCTCTCGATCTGATAGTTTCGAAGTTTAAGGGATTGCAGGAGAAATACGGCAAGGATTCGATTGCCGTGTATTCGGGATCATCGCTTACGACCGAAAAGACATATCTCGTCGGTAAATTTGCCCGCCTTGGTTTACAGACAAGATACATCGACTATAATGGCCGGCTTTGCATGGCTTCGGCGGCGGGCGGTAATAACAAGGCGTTCGGCATCGACCGGGCAGCAAATCCGTGGAGCGATATTCCGCATGCCGAGGTATTGATAATAGCTGGTGCGAATTGCGCAGAAACGTTCCCGATCCTCAATGGATTTCTATGGAAACAGCGCGACAACGGCGGTGTGTGGATAGTCATCGACCCGCGTGAGACGGCAACCGCACGGCAGGGCGATCTGCATCTGCAGCTCAAACCCGGCACCGATGTCGCTGTCGCCAACGGCATCCTGAATGTTTTATTAAACGAGAACCTGATCGACCAGGCATTTATCGACAACCGCACCAACGACTGGGAAGCGGCGAAAACGGCGGCATTAAATTACCCGCCCGATGTCGCATCAGAGATCTCTGGCGTTCCTGCGGAGAAGATCATTCAGGCCGCACGCCTCTACGGCCGTGCAAAAACCGGCATGATCATGCACGCCCGCGGCATCGAGCATCACTCGAATGGGACCGAGAACGTGTTGAGCTACATCAACATCGCACTCGCGACTGGCAAGATCGGTTCCGAAGGCCGCGGTTATGGCACGATCACGGGCCAGGGCAACGGCCAGGGCGGACGCGAACACGGCCAGAAGGCCGACCAACTTCCGGGTTATCGCTCTATTCTCAACCCCGAACATCGAAGGTATATAGCGGACGTATGGGGCATCGACGAATCTGATTTGCCGGAACCAGGAGTATCGGCGGTAGAGCTTTTTAACAAAATGCGCGAGGGCGAGATCAGAGGCTTGTTATCGATCTGTAGCAACATGATGGTCTCCCTTCCCGACATAAATAAAGTCCGTCAGTCGCTTGAGGGCCTAGAATTCAATGTCTGCATCGATTTCTTTCTGTCCGAGAGTGCCCGTTACGCCGATGTTGTCCTGCCCGGCACAACATGGTCCGAGGACGAAGGCACGACGACCAGCGGCGAGGGCCGCGTGATCAAGATCAACAAGGCAATCGACCCGCCCGGCGAGGCACGTGAGGACTGGAAAACGCTGCAAGAAATCGCCCGCCGCATGGGGCGTGGAAAATATTTTGCATTTGAATCGCCGCGGGAAATATTTGATGAATTGCGCATCGCATCAAAAGGCGGTAAGGCTGATTACTACGGCATCACTTACGAAAAGATCGACAAACAGGACGGTGTTTTCTGGCCATGTCCGACCGAGGAAAGCACCGGGACACCGCGATTGTTTGAAGAGCGTTTTGCTCACGATGACGGCAAGGCGAAATTTCACGCAGTTGAATACAAAGGAGCGGCCGAAAAGCCCGATGAGGAATACCCGCTTATCTTTACCAGCGGGCGAATTGTTCACCAGTATCTCTCCGGCAATCAGACGCGGCGGATCGGCTTTCTTGTTCAGCAATGTCCTGAGCCGTTCGTCGAGATCCATCCCGAGACCGCAATGAAATACAAGATCAACGACGGTGAACGGGTAAGGGTCATTTCGCGACGCGGCGAGGGCATATTCCCGGCACTGGTCGTCAAGACCATCAGGCCGGACACCATCTTTATTCCCTATCACTGGGGCGAGGAACTGGCGGCGAATCAGTTGACAAATGCTGAACTCGACCCGACGTCTAAGATACCTGAATACAAGGCTTGTGCGGCACGCATCGAGAAAATACATTCACGTGAACTGCCGATACTTGGCGAAGTAAGAAAAGGCACTTCACGAAGCGAGATCCAACAAGGAAAATAG
- a CDS encoding MFS transporter, producing the protein MTEATANSANSVNYRDPTLIGIGASAVLTALVIIGSRNLEHFDSALFGYLIASIVAFGAIFFRYALWLQRPATRAYFMRGLKLFFQRKKFARNTIDATKTVGINMLAQQFIFKRAKSRWLMHFLIMWGCIISAAVTFPLVFGWVHFKLEGDMGYRAYLFGFAGQLMEGRSLIAWVTFHALDFSALMVLAGCAIAIHRRLKDRGAIAVQRFLVDFVPHLLLIAICVSGLMLTASSLYFGGYMYSFIALTHQAVVIMTLFFLPFGKLFHIVQRPASIGVELYQQRAKEMEQAKCLRCGVEFASVMWLGDLKSVVEKVGFDYTMENGEKLQDYCPRCKRVMRGLAYSGLTDRPDKVFHGSRADNQ; encoded by the coding sequence ATGACCGAAGCAACCGCAAATTCTGCTAATTCAGTAAATTACCGCGACCCGACACTGATCGGCATCGGTGCGTCTGCCGTTCTTACCGCGTTGGTGATCATCGGTTCGCGAAATCTCGAGCATTTCGACTCGGCGCTTTTCGGATATCTGATCGCAAGTATCGTTGCATTTGGAGCAATCTTTTTCCGCTATGCATTGTGGCTACAGCGACCTGCAACTCGGGCGTATTTTATGCGCGGGCTAAAGCTGTTTTTTCAGCGAAAGAAATTTGCCCGCAACACGATCGATGCAACAAAGACGGTCGGGATCAACATGCTTGCACAGCAATTCATCTTCAAACGAGCCAAATCGAGATGGCTAATGCACTTTCTGATCATGTGGGGCTGCATTATCTCGGCCGCAGTGACTTTTCCGCTCGTTTTCGGCTGGGTTCATTTCAAGCTCGAAGGAGATATGGGCTATCGAGCATACCTTTTTGGTTTTGCGGGCCAGTTGATGGAGGGCCGAAGCCTGATCGCATGGGTCACGTTTCATGCTCTTGATTTTTCGGCCCTGATGGTGCTTGCCGGTTGTGCTATCGCCATTCATCGCAGGCTCAAGGACCGCGGGGCAATCGCCGTCCAGCGATTTCTGGTTGATTTTGTGCCGCATCTTCTGCTAATAGCGATCTGCGTCTCGGGCCTGATGCTGACGGCGTCGAGCCTGTATTTTGGCGGGTATATGTACTCGTTCATCGCACTGACCCATCAGGCGGTCGTAATAATGACGCTGTTTTTTCTACCATTCGGCAAACTGTTTCACATTGTCCAGCGACCGGCGTCAATCGGCGTCGAGCTTTATCAACAGCGTGCAAAGGAAATGGAGCAGGCAAAATGTCTGCGGTGCGGCGTCGAATTTGCGTCGGTTATGTGGCTCGGCGATCTGAAGAGTGTTGTCGAAAAGGTGGGGTTCGACTATACGATGGAAAACGGTGAGAAATTACAGGACTACTGCCCGCGTTGCAAGCGCGTAATGCGCGGGCTCGCATATTCTGGCCTGACGGACCGCCCGGACAAGGTGTTTCATGGCTCACGTGCCGATAATCAATAG
- a CDS encoding molybdenum cofactor guanylyltransferase: MNLIDGFVLAGGQSRRMGQNKASLLLGGKTLVNRAALALSVIADQVYAVGNLTNKITALPIIPDEPVGGNARGAIVGVYTALLHANTEWVAVLACDLPFVTGELLARMVAFLPRVADAHHENVDAVFAEQSDGRNQPLCGLYRRDTCLPKIDKMLADSDWRLQQLRVRLRTRLISFSEITDIHGAEFFFHNLNTPDDYRVAVEIKKQMRLQSVLK; this comes from the coding sequence ATGAATTTGATCGATGGATTTGTTTTGGCAGGCGGCCAAAGCCGACGAATGGGACAGAACAAGGCGAGTTTACTACTCGGCGGCAAAACGCTAGTCAACCGCGCGGCCCTAGCTTTGTCTGTTATAGCCGATCAGGTTTACGCTGTTGGGAATTTGACCAACAAAATAACTGCTCTTCCGATAATTCCTGATGAGCCTGTTGGGGGAAATGCCCGAGGAGCAATTGTGGGAGTGTACACGGCCCTTCTACACGCCAATACAGAGTGGGTTGCGGTGCTTGCCTGTGACCTACCGTTTGTCACTGGCGAATTGCTGGCTCGGATGGTAGCATTTCTGCCGCGAGTCGCAGACGCACACCATGAAAATGTCGATGCTGTGTTCGCCGAACAGTCAGATGGACGCAATCAGCCGCTCTGTGGACTTTACCGGCGGGACACTTGTCTGCCCAAGATTGATAAAATGTTGGCCGATAGTGATTGGCGATTGCAACAGTTGCGGGTGCGCCTCCGAACGCGGTTGATTAGTTTCTCCGAGATTACAGATATTCACGGAGCCGAATTTTTCTTCCACAATTTGAACACGCCCGATGACTATCGAGTAGCGGTCGAAATTAAAAAACAGATGCGACTCCAATCCGTCCTTAAATAA
- a CDS encoding NarK/NasA family nitrate transporter, whose translation MDNETFRPGSVRALFLSTTAFAVTFAVWGLIAALAPTFTLLYGLSGKEKSLLIAIPVLLGSIGRLFAGMLADKYGGRRVFATLLVFSAFPAIAIGFSQSYTQLLILGLFLGLAGTSFPVGVGFTSKWFSREKQGTALGVYGMGNIGQSIAVFFAPVLAIWFGDWRYVFFVFATVTFVWGILFYFSARDAAITTVPKTLKQNLSVLKTSGYAWILSLFYFLTFGGFVALALYLPTFLKEIFNLTPTDAGARTAGFVLVATFLRPVGGILADKFGGAKVLTGVFAAIAVLSLLLSFISIVPFTIGALGCAAALGLGNGAVFKLVPQLFPNETATVTGLVGAFGGLGGFFPPLELGLVKDATGSYTLGFAFLSLFALICLTINYISFIRPIQKSKVTKEEYS comes from the coding sequence ATGGATAACGAAACATTTCGGCCTGGCTCGGTTCGGGCTCTCTTTTTATCAACAACTGCGTTCGCTGTGACGTTCGCCGTCTGGGGACTCATCGCTGCTCTGGCACCCACGTTTACGCTACTCTATGGACTATCGGGAAAAGAAAAGAGCCTGTTGATCGCCATCCCGGTCCTTCTCGGTTCGATCGGGCGGCTATTTGCCGGGATGCTGGCCGACAAGTATGGCGGGCGGCGTGTTTTCGCTACTTTGTTGGTATTCTCAGCATTTCCGGCGATCGCCATCGGATTTTCGCAAAGCTATACTCAACTGCTCATCCTGGGTCTTTTTCTCGGCCTTGCCGGAACGTCATTTCCGGTCGGTGTCGGTTTTACCTCAAAGTGGTTCAGCCGAGAAAAGCAAGGGACCGCCCTTGGCGTTTACGGAATGGGTAATATCGGGCAATCGATAGCCGTATTTTTTGCACCCGTTCTAGCGATCTGGTTTGGCGACTGGCGCTACGTTTTCTTTGTCTTTGCCACCGTTACATTTGTCTGGGGGATATTGTTCTATTTTTCGGCCCGGGACGCCGCGATAACAACCGTGCCAAAAACGCTGAAACAGAATCTGAGCGTTCTTAAAACGTCCGGTTACGCCTGGATATTGTCATTATTCTATTTCCTCACCTTTGGCGGTTTTGTCGCCCTCGCGTTGTATCTGCCTACTTTTTTGAAGGAGATATTCAATCTGACACCAACCGATGCCGGAGCCCGCACGGCGGGATTCGTACTTGTTGCTACGTTTCTCAGACCAGTCGGCGGAATACTCGCGGACAAATTTGGTGGAGCTAAGGTCTTAACTGGCGTTTTCGCTGCAATTGCTGTCCTTTCGCTGCTTTTGAGCTTTATTTCTATCGTTCCTTTCACGATTGGAGCTTTGGGCTGTGCAGCAGCACTCGGGTTAGGAAATGGAGCTGTCTTCAAGCTTGTGCCTCAGTTATTCCCGAATGAAACGGCCACCGTCACCGGTCTTGTCGGCGCATTTGGAGGCCTTGGCGGCTTCTTTCCGCCGCTTGAACTCGGACTTGTTAAGGACGCTACCGGAAGCTACACACTTGGCTTCGCATTTCTTTCGCTGTTCGCCCTGATCTGCCTTACAATAAATTACATTTCGTTCATTAGGCCGATACAGAAGAGTAAGGTGACAAAAGAAGAATATTCTTAA
- a CDS encoding YwiC-like family protein — MLLEATSIDRYPKIRAKAVALPVEHGSWGFLMEPLVAGLVIAPSLASPWIAMLVIGAFLLRQPLKVILSGGRANRQMPQTVLALKFALAYAAVFCTGALGCIVYARPENFIPFAIVVPFATYQIYCDATRNSRQLFAELLGSTAITSSIAVIALAGGWESPKAFALWAIITARLIPSILYVRNRLNLEKGKEYSRIVPIAAHIGAATIVLASAICGFSPYLPVLMFGILLTRCVIGLSSYRKKVKAVKIGIGEVIYGTLTVSTIVIGHYTGF; from the coding sequence ATGTTATTGGAAGCAACCTCGATCGACCGATACCCCAAGATCCGTGCCAAAGCCGTCGCATTGCCGGTTGAACACGGATCTTGGGGTTTTTTGATGGAACCGCTGGTTGCGGGCCTTGTGATCGCGCCGTCATTGGCGTCACCATGGATCGCGATGCTGGTGATCGGGGCGTTCCTATTGCGTCAGCCGCTAAAGGTGATTCTCTCTGGCGGAAGAGCGAACAGACAAATGCCTCAGACTGTTTTGGCGTTAAAATTTGCACTAGCTTACGCGGCTGTCTTTTGCACGGGAGCGCTCGGTTGTATTGTATATGCCAGGCCAGAGAACTTTATTCCATTTGCGATCGTGGTGCCGTTCGCAACGTATCAGATCTATTGCGACGCGACTCGCAACTCGAGGCAATTGTTCGCTGAGCTTTTAGGTTCGACGGCCATCACTTCTTCCATTGCGGTGATCGCTTTGGCCGGAGGATGGGAATCTCCGAAGGCGTTCGCTCTTTGGGCGATAATCACTGCACGCCTGATCCCGTCAATCCTCTACGTCAGAAATCGCCTCAACCTCGAAAAGGGAAAAGAGTACTCACGAATTGTCCCGATCGCTGCTCATATCGGTGCGGCGACAATAGTTTTGGCGTCGGCTATTTGTGGCTTTAGTCCGTATCTGCCTGTTCTGATGTTTGGAATACTCCTAACGAGATGCGTGATCGGCCTCTCGTCATATCGTAAAAAAGTGAAGGCTGTGAAGATCGGCATCGGAGAGGTGATTTACGGGACGTTGACCGTTTCAACAATAGTAATTGGCCACTACACTGGTTTTTGA